CAAGATTACATTGCCTTGTTGCAAAGATGAATTGAAGCTGATTATAGACGAGTCCTTGTTACTGACTGCTGATAAATTCGTGTCATTAACCAGCAAAAATGCGCCACGGCTATTGAGGTATAGGCTTCGCGGCGGGGTAGTCATGTCAGTGCCCGATGCCCAATACGCACTTTCAACAGTGTCTCCTGCCTTGGCAGGATAAGCAACAAGATTTGCATCAGATTGCGCAATTAGACTGTATCTTCCAGTTGAGTGATTGGTTGGAGAAAGATTAGAATATAGTCCATGGCCATGGTGCAGAAATTGGCCTTCTAAGATGGTATCTGTAGGGAAGTCGAAACTCCGCCAGATAACTTGATCTTGTTCATTGTAAATAACAAGATTTCCAGAGTCTAGCATGGAGGGACACTTGGGTTGCTCATTCTGCTCGGGAGTAATGAACTTAATCTCATTCTCAGGGCTTGCCAACATGATCCTTCCACTGGTGAACTGGAGAATTGCAATTGATGATACTGCTGCATCATCTCTATTGGCTGTCCAAACAATAGTAGTATCATTTGAGTCATCCACtaaccaaattccaactttaAAACCTGATCCTTCTTTAAAGAATCCGAACGCAAATCGACTGGAAGGTGAGAGCCATATAGTTGACTGATCGGATGCTGAAATTAGGGAAGACTGGCACACCACATGCTGTTGAGCTCCGGCAAGAACTTTGGAAGCCAATGTCAGGAGTAGCAAGAAAAAAACTGTAAGAGAGGTCATTAGGGATTATTGGAATGTTATCAAAAGTTGTTTTAATAATAGCTCAGGATGCATTCAAGAAGAACATTCTGATTCTTGGGAAAAAATTTTCCAAGTAATCTTCTATCAAAGCACACTCATTATTTGTGTGGTGGAAAGAGGGGGATAAAAAAACCACGGAAACATGGCCAAGTTTAATAGAAACCGAGGAGTGTTTAGAATTGTAAACAGAAGTTGTCTACGTCTTGACTGAGCCATTGATGAAGTGCATTACCATTTTCGACAATAATGATGAAGACAATCACCGAGAAAGTGCGTTACAATTTTCCACAATAACAATTTTCTACAATAATAATGAAGACTGAGGAAGTGTATTACAATTTTCCACAATATCGATGAAAACAATCACCGAGGAAGCGTATTACTCTTTTCGTCCTATTTTGATagttctgttttctttttttgtctgtCTCAAATTGTAATccacttttcaattgaaaaatatagttatcttttaatttttctaaaataccttTATTCAATGTAGATTGTTATTAGTATAAGCTACCTTTTTTTAATATTAGATTGTTAACCTATCCTATTTAACACATTTAGGtcccgtttggattgcattttccgtcatttttcatggaaaaattactgtagcgatttgatgtatgtgaggaaaaaaggtaatggggaaatgtgttcacggaaaaTGACGAAATTTTTCTAcggaaaatagcaatccaagCAAAGccattatatttttcaaaatagattgatatatgaaaagccAACTTTGTTATTCTTTCAAGTTTATTTATATCAGCAGGGAAACAAACGATGTCATCATTTTCTACAAATCATgagtgaaattttgaaaaaccaTCCATATTCTCACAATAACCATACATATTCCATGAATAATTGatataaagttgtactctattcaatgtaagggtattttagaaaaatagcaacctaaatttgtttttccaacagatttaactactttttcttaaactatgTGAAACAAAACTAAGACTATCAAAATGGGATAAAGGGAGTACAATTTCTCACAATAATGATGAAGACAATCATCGAGGATGTGCATTACAATTTTTGACAATAATATGATGAGGGCAATTGATGAAGTGCATTATAATTTTTCACAATAATAATGAAGACAATCACCAAAAAAGTGCATTACAATTTTTCACAATAATGACGAAGACAATCGCCGAGAAAGTCCATTACAATTTTTCACAATAACAATTTTCTACAATAATGATGAAGACAATCATTGAAAAAGTGCATTACAATTTTCCACAATAACAATGAAAACAATCACCGAGAAAGTGTATTATTCCTTTCGTTCAACTTTAATAgtcctgtttttctttttcgtttgtTTCAAAaagcattttgatttttgacatAAAAgcccaagaaaaaaaataagagccCAAGAAAAAAGCCCGATAAACTTTATAGCACACAAAAAGCATAAAAGCCCAAGAAAAAAACATAAGATTTTGACATTTTGTAAGTATTGTCCCTCTCAGAACAGCATTAGGGACCAACTAATGCAGAAGTAACATTTCAATAAAACATAAGAAATCCCCTAACAACATGTGAGTGAATCCATCATCTAAAGGGCATAAATTAATAAAGGATTCATGTCAGTAAAAATAtgctttttttcccccttttttagGTATACAAGTTAATACAAATATTGCCAATAATAAATAATCCAAAATCACACCCACGTCCcttttacaaaatttaattcttttttttggggACAAAAGTGAATCATAACATAATTACAGCACCAAAACCGTAAATAGCAAATAGGCATAAGAACTGCGAAGATCGCACTCTTGTCTTTTCCCTCCGTCAGTGTAgggggaaatttttttttttttttcctcagcTCTACCAAATCCATTCTTTCAAAATCTCCAAGTCCCATCATAAGGTAAGCTTCATTTGATTTCACTTTCTACTGCTTCTGCTTCCATGTATTCTGATCATACATTATTATATATGGTTCATTCTTTTTTGCTACATTTATTACAAAAAATATATGGTTTGAATTTAAATTgtagactttttttttctgtttcttttggGGGTTTTTGATTGCCCATGATCATATTGATGTGGGATTCTTGAAAAATGTTCTGTGCTTTATTTGGATAGCTAGACTATAAGCTATTTTTAGCTTATATTGTTAAAAGTATAAATAGAGTATTAGTTTAATAATGTTCTTGATGCATATGGGACGAGGGTTCTatagtaacttttttttttaaatgattcTCGAACTCAAACAGTTTGTATGCTAAATACTTCTATAGATAGAAATGATGATTGCCTTTTATATAGATGATGGGATGCATCAagtttttttcttaaaataaaaactaattgaGTTAATTTATTATGGTTAAAGGGGTAACTGGATGATCAGAATGAGTAATGTTGCTTTTTATCAAGCTACTAATGTCCGTTTGGTCCATGGAAATGGTGGTGAAAGTGGAGGTGGAAGGGATTTTGCTGGCCATCGGGGATGTCATAGTTCTTGTTTGAGATTAATGTCGAAAAGTATACAAAATGAAGAACCATTCTGGAGAAAAGAATATTGGAGAACTTTTAAGTCCAAAAAAGTGGTATCTTGTGCATCAAATTCTTGTTCCTCTGCTCCATATCCGATTTTAGCCTCCTCACCAACTGAAACGAATGAATCCCTGAAGAAAGAAAGTGAGTGAATATTATGCTAAGTCGTTCTTCATTTCGCGTATGCTAAGTTTGTACTGGTGGTGCTCTTTGCATTGTTGTACTTAAGGTAGCACTGTTTCACAGATGAGTCTGTTCTGATATTGATTCGACATGGAGAATCAATGTGGAATGAGAAGAACCTGTTTACTGGTTGTGTTGATGTACCATTGACAGAAAGAGGAGTAGAAGAAGCAATTGAAGCTGGTAAAAGAATCAGCAAAATGCCCCTAGATATTGTCTACACATCAGCTTTGGTTCGTTCTCAAATGACTGCTATGCTTGCTCTCACGGAACACCACTGCATGAAAGTATGTATTTTTGCATAGTGTAAGAAATTTACATCTTCTATTACTCAATGCTTGAATGTTTTGATTCCTATATTGATTAGTATGCACTTGCTGACAAGCATTGCTATGCACATTTACATGAAAACTGCGTCCTTGTTCAAAAGTTGTATAGCAGTAATCTCAACCTCTTTTTACTTTAATAAAGGTGCTGCAACATTTTCATGCAGAAGACATAATAATTTTTCCACAGAACTCTAATTCTCAATGCTCCTGCTAGAACTTTGATTGGACTTGCCAATTTTCTTTTAATGTTCCTTTCATTTCTTAAGCTTGACGCTTTACTTTGGCGTTTGATTAGTGTCAAACCTTGAAGTGCCTTTTTCATCCAATGTTCGTGTGATTAGTTTTGCAATTATCAAAGTAGAGAAGAAAGAGACCCTGTTCCTTTAACTAAAACTTGTTCAGCATCCTAAGAGAACTGTAATGACTGATTTTTATGACAACTTTTGGTTCTTTCCAATTTAGAAtagattttaaatttattgGGTGATACTTTAAAAGGCTATTCAAAAAATTGATTTAATTGGTGGCTAGGAAGATAATTTCAACTCCGAACTATTTGCTGCTGTTCCAACTGTTATTGCAACTTAGAATCTGGAGACCAGATTGTTGTGCACCAATTAGTGGTTTGTCATGGATCAATGCAATGTTGACGCCCAAATGGGAGGTTAACACTTAGTGTTTGTACATTTCTGAGTGTGTGATTGTGTGGGGTGTGGAGGGGTGCGCACGTGTGTgagtgagtgtgtgtgtgtgtgtgagagagagagagagagaaagggggAATATGGAAGATATTTTCAAGAGAACAAGGGATAAATCAGGCGAGGAAATTCCCGTTACTATTGATTAAAACATACTAAAAGTGTAAATTTCGCATTGAAATCAGAATCGAAGGCtttatcttccttttcttttcacagTTTGAAACAGCCATCCTGCTTCTTTGGTAGTTAACCTACTTATAGTTTCCAGGTGCCAATAATTATTCATAATGAGAATGAACAAGCTGAAATGTGGAGTCAAATTCACAGTGAGGAAACCCAGAATCAAACCATTCCAATTATCAAAGCATGGCAGCTGAATGAAAGAATGTAATGCTGTATTTATTTTGTGCTCATTTTTAGCCTTCAATATCCACTGAAAGATTTCAGCTCAATGTGACACTGGTAGACTATTTCCAGGTATGGTGATCTTCAGGGTTTTAACAAGCAGAAGACAGCTGAAAAATATGGGAAAGATCAGGTTCAGAAATGGCGTAGAAGTTATGATGTACGGCCCCCTAATGGTGAGAGTTTGGAGATGTGCTTGAAGAGAGCAGTTACTTTCTTTAGAGAGCATGTAAGCCATGGTGTCTATGCTTGATAGAAATGTAGATACTTAACCATGACATTGTTCTGTTTGGCATTCAAGACTTGTACTTCTAAATACCTGAATGCTAATAACATCTAGTTTGCAGATTGAACCTCAACTTTTGATTGGAAAACATGTAATGGTGGTGGCTCATGCAAATTCCCTGAGATCCATGATTatgtatcttgataaactaACTTCTCAGGaggtaatattttttatttctacaGCCTCAGACCTATAAAATGCTTTCTGATAAATTTGTTCACCATGTAATTTATCTTAGTTGTGGCTCATTTAGTTTCTTGTGAACAGGTCATTGACTTAGAATTGTCAACTGGGGTACCTATGCTATACATATATAAAGAAGGAAAATTCATAAGGAGGGGCAGCCCCTTGGGATCTGCAGAGGTTGGTGTTTATGCTTATACTGAGGTATATACTTTCTTTCACTCTTTTTTAATATTGATTACTCCAATTTTGTTGTGAAGTAATTTTCATCAGGTTAGCGTTCAAGTGTCAATCCACTGAGAGAAATACCCTTAGAAAGTCTGTGGTTTTCTACAAAGCTAATAGGCTTACACTGGATTGTTGATACTGCAGATCTGCTGTTGTTAATCAAAATTGATCTTAAGTGCAAAGCCCTCTTTGTCTTTAAGCTTCAAACTCTCTGAGGAATTTATctttagcttttcttttttatgctTTGCAGAGGTTCCCAGAAAGGGAAAAAGTGAAATAAGAGTTACATTTCTAGAGTTTCACATTACCAAATGGTGACTGAACACCATAAATACTGAGCAGCAAATATAGCATTTGTTAATCGAATTGATAACCTTTTATGTCAGCAGTAGACTGTCATATCGGTGCCCTTACATGCACGTACACAATATGCTCTTTGCATTTATCATAGTTTTTGGCATggtttttgttttccatttatcaatcatattcatatggtTTTTACTGTTCTCCTCTGTGTAAAAAATGCACTTTCAGGCTACTACCTCAACTGGCACTTTATCTTGGAATTAGAAAGTTTTCATATAGGCCAAAGGGATTTAGGGGGCCGCAAATGCTAGAGATAGTGAGAAAGTTACTCTTTTTCTCACCCATTAAATATTCATCTCCTGAACtctcttctcttctttcccCTGTCTTTTACCTCCATATCCGACATTCTTACTCTTTTCTTGTACAAGACTGCTCTCGAACCTTTCTACTGGGGCACATTGGTGCCCAATATCAATCTACATGGCATTCTTGCACACCACCTCCGTACTGTTGGTTCCATGTTAATATGGATGCTTGATCACTAAAATGGTCCAGTTCATACATAAGTGCTAGTCCTTTCTTGGAAGTATTTGGTTTAGGTAGGCTTCATTGAATGATTTTAAGTGGCCATATAGATCTTCAATTTCCCTTGTTCAGCACATAAATTGAGAATTAGCACATTCGGCCTATAGAAGGTAATGAATATATTACTTTgtaaagaaaattattttttgatatGGGAAGATTCAATTCAGTTACTGGTAGTAATATGTGTTTCATATATACCATGTGCAGTATCATAAGATAGCTTCTGACCAGTTACATGGCTGTTTTTGAACCCAGATTTGGAAGTATATTTTCATCTTCTGTTATTTTACGTAACACATGACATTATGCTGTCGAATGCAACAGTTAACTGGCACCTTGACACTTGTGAAACTTTCTTTCTGCAGAGCTTGGCATTATATAGACAACAGTTAGATGAAATGTGACACTAATGGTTTTGACTGAGGTATTGTCTGTCTCTTCATTTGGCCTTTGATTTTTGTTCACGCCTCAGCTGATCAAACAATGATGTATTTATTTGACATGTGGTTGCTATAGTTTGATTTCATAATTTCTTTGGTAGATATAGATACTATTAGTAGCAAAAGACTACCATATCTTCGCAGCATGACATGTAGAGAACGTCAAGCTGTGTTGTTGGGATGTAGCAAAAGAGTTTCGTTTGTCCTTTTTATTGAACAAGTTGAATGCAGCATTGACATCAAATTCGATGTTGAGGATTTGAGGGCTAAATAGATTTGACTTCCTATGTAGTTTTACTGATAGAAACGTCTAGTAACTTGTGAGTTTCAGTTTTCTGTTGACTTGCCTAGCATCAATCTCAACATGTTCACACATGCCAGGATCATAATTTTCAGTtaacttttccttttattgattTGCTCATGCAGCAGATGAATCTCTTCAGCTGGAATAGCTTCCCTTATATGGAATTCCCCACTTCTCCAGTCTTTTTATTCAATATTTCGACTGCATTAGTTGATTGGGCTACAGATCCTTCACACAGTCTCTTGATACCTCAACAGCCTGTTTCAATATGAAATTGTATGACAGAgcaccattttttttaaatctcttTTTGCCCTTTTgtatttccttcttttcttctaaATCTCGTGGAGAGTTTAACTCTTTTATTCTTGTATTAGAGCGCTCAAATTTGCTATTCTtatcagatggttttggaaccTCAACTGTTATATATGGTCCTTGAATTCTTGCTAGGTATTGAATGCATGGTTGTTACAAAGAATGTGTTGAAGATATGGTTCTCAAAACTCAAAAAGAATTTTTGGACCAACGACATGCTAATAATCAATGTATTAATCAAACAGAGTCTTTGGGTTATGAAATCAATACTCTGCTATTTTGCTCTTGGACAACCATAATTTTCTTGTTTCAGTCAACTGGTAGTTACTGCGTCATATCTCTTTTAGTGAACTAATCAAAGCTAAAGCTGCAAATTTTATTTGGTAAATCAAGGCAAATATGGTGGTTCTCTTTTGTTACCTTCCTTGGAGGTGATCCTATATTCCTTTGACTTTCATATCACGGTATGAATATACTTTTGCCATATTTGGAGTTGAAGGATCGAATTGTAGTAGCTTTTCATTGCAACTAAAAGTGGGgtcatacttttttttttctttttcctttttcttggaGTTTATGATGGTCTTTTTGTATCCTGCTGGCTCagaataaattaaataaatctccattttttgaaatattaaataaccccccccccccccacccctcCAAAAAgcccaaaacaaaaagaaaagggggatGAGGAAGCTTTACTAGTCAATAAGAAGAGggccattttcctttttcctgttAACAAAAACTGGGAAATTTGTGGGAAAATGGCAAAATTTTAGGATAACAaacaaaatggaaaattttcagtgtATGGTATATGGGGTCCATGATTTCCACATTCCTATATCTATATGCACTCCAATCTCTCTATCTATCATGTGTAAATATTTAACTTTACATGTATTAACCGCTTATCCCATTTGGCTCCGAAAAATTTGGCAGCAAACTCTCATTTCTTTGAACAAAAACACAAAAGTCCAGCCaatcaaaacaaaagaaaaaggaaaagaaatcaaTGCAATATCCAATTGAAGAAATAGTGAAGAATCACCACACCCCAAAaccaatcaaaaaaaaaaaaaagagagaaaaggataAGTAAATGGTGGTGGTTTTCAACTGAAACACAAATAACAAACATAAATCACAAGAGCACAAAAATGCATGCAAACAAAAGgcaaatcaagaaatttgaattttgatgaGTGCTGTCAACGTTGGCACAGAAACTGATCTAACCAAACCGCATGAGTTACATATGTTTAGGAGTTGCTGCTGACCATTACCTGAGAATCATACAAAAATTT
This sequence is a window from Coffea eugenioides isolate CCC68of chromosome 7, Ceug_1.0, whole genome shotgun sequence. Protein-coding genes within it:
- the LOC113778461 gene encoding uncharacterized protein LOC113778461; translated protein: MIRMSNVAFYQATNVRLVHGNGGESGGGRDFAGHRGCHSSCLRLMSKSIQNEEPFWRKEYWRTFKSKKVVSCASNSCSSAPYPILASSPTETNESLKKENESVLILIRHGESMWNEKNLFTGCVDVPLTERGVEEAIEAGKRISKMPLDIVYTSALVRSQMTAMLALTEHHCMKVPIIIHNENEQAEMWSQIHSEETQNQTIPIIKAWQLNERMYGDLQGFNKQKTAEKYGKDQVQKWRRSYDVRPPNGESLEMCLKRAVTFFREHIEPQLLIGKHVMVVAHANSLRSMIMYLDKLTSQEVIDLELSTGVPMLYIYKEGKFIRRGSPLGSAEVGVYAYTESLALYRQQLDEM